A window of the Polaribacter sp. HaHaR_3_91 genome harbors these coding sequences:
- a CDS encoding T9SS type A sorting domain-containing protein, with protein sequence MKKPLLFLVSLLICCNINAQIQVSNFTYNNLQNSHPIGLQEFNGKIFFSAVNDGSGRELWSSNGTSSKTNLVIDIKPGETDGLTNLNSTTLNNELYFVANDDNSYSGGEIWKTSGETVGSSLVTKYTGKLFGLTTVGSLIYITIKTDDTTLQIWKSDGTDLGTVLVKDNIAIWGVPTFQGSVNNIFIYTIQVPSTNNSRVWRSDGTDSGTYELTKELDGNGSTGSTSNFSQYIKYNNKLYFITRYSLYETDGTINGTNNITSVWNAQNDIVSFGDVIELNGKMFFSFFSKNLNKLSIYKSDGTFNGTSEIYTVTNSQYFYPSYLNTSGDNLIFSSVNTNNGTSLFYLDSNTNLVTEIIEIDQASQEPIIFKHSHSALSLDNINGNLFFVSSPKNSTSKKGWILDKSSTTLNPVEELDNLFHGIGQKIIYKNDLYYSKDYQLWKFNTNSLSINTFKNNQELQVFPNPTSDFIYFNRPDDISQIKVYDLNGKLVFKENNFTNNTIHLGNLKSGSYIIKIINKNHSITNRKLLKK encoded by the coding sequence ATGAAAAAACCTTTACTTTTTTTAGTCTCATTATTAATTTGCTGTAACATAAATGCTCAAATACAGGTTTCTAATTTCACTTACAATAATCTTCAAAATTCGCATCCTATAGGATTACAGGAGTTTAATGGAAAGATTTTCTTTTCAGCTGTAAATGATGGTTCTGGCAGAGAGTTATGGTCAAGTAATGGCACATCTTCAAAGACGAATTTAGTAATAGATATTAAACCTGGTGAAACTGACGGATTAACCAATTTAAACTCAACAACACTTAATAATGAATTGTACTTTGTTGCAAATGATGACAATAGCTATTCAGGTGGAGAAATTTGGAAAACAAGTGGAGAAACAGTAGGTTCTTCTCTAGTAACAAAATACACAGGGAAATTATTTGGATTAACAACTGTTGGAAGTCTAATTTATATAACAATAAAAACTGATGATACTACTTTACAAATTTGGAAATCTGACGGGACTGATTTAGGAACAGTATTAGTAAAAGATAATATCGCCATATGGGGTGTGCCTACATTTCAAGGTAGTGTAAATAACATTTTCATTTACACCATCCAAGTACCATCAACTAATAACTCTAGAGTATGGAGGAGCGACGGAACTGATTCAGGAACTTATGAACTTACTAAAGAATTAGATGGTAATGGATCTACAGGCAGTACTTCTAATTTTAGTCAGTATATAAAATACAACAACAAATTATATTTTATTACTCGTTATTCTTTATATGAAACAGATGGCACTATTAATGGAACGAACAATATTACAAGTGTATGGAATGCTCAGAATGATATAGTGAGTTTTGGTGATGTAATTGAGTTAAATGGCAAAATGTTTTTTTCCTTTTTTTCTAAAAATTTGAATAAATTATCTATTTATAAATCTGATGGCACATTTAATGGCACTTCAGAAATTTACACAGTAACCAATAGCCAATATTTTTACCCTTCATATTTAAATACATCTGGCGATAATTTAATTTTTTCTTCTGTGAATACTAATAACGGTACTTCGCTATTTTATTTAGACAGTAATACTAATTTAGTCACAGAAATCATTGAAATAGACCAAGCATCACAAGAACCAATTATCTTTAAACATTCTCATTCAGCATTATCTTTAGATAATATAAATGGAAATCTTTTTTTTGTTAGTTCACCTAAAAATTCTACAAGTAAAAAAGGGTGGATTTTAGATAAAAGTTCTACAACTTTAAATCCTGTTGAAGAATTAGACAACCTATTTCATGGCATTGGGCAAAAAATCATCTATAAAAATGACTTATACTATTCTAAAGATTATCAACTATGGAAATTTAATACTAATAGCCTTAGTATAAATACATTTAAAAATAATCAAGAATTGCAAGTCTTTCCAAATCCTACATCAGATTTTATTTACTTTAATAGACCAGATGATATTTCTCAAATTAAAGTCTATGATTTAAATGGAAAGCTAGTTTTTAAAGAAAATAATTTCACAAATAACACAATACACCTGGGCAACTTAAAATCAGGATCCTACATTATTAAAATAATTAATAAGAATCATAGTATTACGAACAGAAAACTATTAAAAAAATAA